In one Lolium rigidum isolate FL_2022 chromosome 3, APGP_CSIRO_Lrig_0.1, whole genome shotgun sequence genomic region, the following are encoded:
- the LOC124703937 gene encoding uncharacterized protein LOC124703937, with product MGTCVSRPSACVGKPNTPRSADAARAGGARRRRRRGGKGRRKAPSRAASMETIQEAEGPAQPPSAAAPGAASASGDSRTYSNPAFQVTGSMEEAWYDSYAISESDGEDDYHSVHDDAFSLNGMENDANGGSFNGAAHPSDLHYRKPRSSELPKGNSESRSSVSHDDMVSVSGDDSPNTNGGGGILDDCGLLPNNCLPCMASAVGVNEKKRALSTSPTHSMKMPSLKLSFKKKSGEANPSSALLSTKDFLERPLAGSQVQLCLLEKKVLNSWSHIEPGTFRVRGSNYLRDKKKEFAQNCAAYYPFGVDVYLSPQKLNHISRFVKLPDVQTSSKLPPLLVVNVQVPLYPASLFQNETDGEGMSFVLYFRLSEGYSKELPPLFIENIRRLVDDDVEKIKTFPMETTIPFRERLKILGRVANLEDLPLSAAERKLMHAYNEKPVLSRPQHQFFLGDNYFEVDIDMHRFGYISRKGFETFLDRLKICMLDVGLTIQGNKPEELPEQVLCCVRLNGIDYAKYQPLMTNGA from the exons ATGGGCACGTGCGTGTCGCGCCCCAGCGCCTGCGTGGGGAAGCCCAACACGCCGCGCTCCGCCGATGCCGCGCGGGCGGGgggcgcgcgccgccggcgccgacgcggcgggaagggacggaggaaggcgccctcccgcgccgcctccatggagaccatccaggaggccgagggcCCCGCCCAGCCGCCATCCGCAGCCGCGCCCGGGGCCGCCTCCGCCTCGGGCGACTCCCGGACCTACAGCAACCCGGCCTTCCAAG TGACGGGCAGCATGGAGGAGGCCTGGTACGACTCGTACGCCATCAGCGAGTCAGACGGGGAGGACGACTACCACAGCGTGCACGACG ATGCATTCTCGTTGAACGGCATGGAGAACGATGCCAACGGGGGGAGCTTCAACGGGGCCGCGCATCCGTCCGACCTCCACTACAGGAAGCCGAGGTCCAGCGAGCTGCCCAAGGGGAACTCGGAGAGCAGGTCCTCTGTCAGCCACGATGATATGGTCAGCGTTTCGGGCGATGACAGCCCCAACACCAATGGCGGAGGAGGGATACTGGACGACTGCGGTCTCCTGCCCAACAACTGCTTGCCCTGCATGGCCTCTGCTGTCGGTGTCAACGAGAAGAAGAGGGCTCTTTCGACCAGCCCGACGCATTCCATGAAGATGCCGTCGTTGAAGCTCTCGTTCAAGAAGAAGTCTGGGGAGGCCAACCCGTCGTCCGCCCTGT TGTCTACAAAGGATTTCCTTGAAAGGCCTCTAGCAGGTTCTCAAGTACAGTTATGTTTGCTGGAAAAGAAAGTGCTGAATAGCTGGTCTCATATTGAGCCTGGTACATTTCGAGTCCGAGGATCTAACTATCTTAG GgataagaagaaagagtttgctcAAAACTGTGCAGCATACTATCCATTTGGAGTTGATGTATACTTGTCACCGCAAAAACTCAACCATATATCTCGATTTGTCAAACTTCCTGACGTTCAAACCTCCAGCAAACTCCCACCTCTTTTGGTGGTCAATGTGCAG GTTCCACTGTATCCTGCTTCACTCTTTCAGAACGAAACTGATGGGGAAGGGATGAGctttgttttgtattttagactCTCTGAAGGTTACTCAAAGGAGCTCCCACCCTTATTCATCGAGAATATTAGA aggTTGGTTGATGATGATGTAGAAAAGATAAAAACATTTCCAATGGAAACAACTATACCATTTCGAGAACGGCTGAAGATACTTGGACGGGTGGCTAATCTGGAGGACCTTCCTTTGAGTGCCGCGGAGAGGAAGCTAATGCATGCATACAATGAGAAGCCTGTGCTTTCTAGACCTCAGCATCAGTTTTTCCTG GGTGACAATTACTTTGAGGTTGACATTGATATGCATAGATTTGGCTACATCTCAAGGAAAGGGTTTGAAACATTTCTTGACAGGCTAAAAATATGCATGCTCGATGTTGGGCTAACCATTCAG GGAAATAAACCAGAAGAATTGCCTGAGCAGGTCTTATGCTGTGTTAGGTTGAATGGGATTGATTACGCAAAATATCAACCCCTGATGACAAATGGTGCCTGA